DNA from Sorangium aterium:
GGACAGGGACGCGCGCATCAAGCTGCGGACGGCGATCGGCGACCTCTACGCGGGGGAGCTCGAGAGCCCGAGCGACGCGATCGAGCAGTACCGGCTCGTCCTCGACGAGGACGCGGTGAACGACCACGCGATCCAGGCGGTCCGCGCCATCGGCGAGGGCCGGGAGGAGCTGCGGCTCGACGCCGCCGAGGTGCTCGAGCCCGTCCTCCGCGCGGCCGGGCGCCACGAGGAGCTCGCGGCCGCGCTCGAGCTGCGCCTGCGCGCGCAGACCGAGCCGGCCGATCGGGCCGCGACCCTCCGGGCGATCGCCCTCGTGCAGGACGTCCAGCTCGGGCGCCCGCTCGAGGCGGAGCAGGCGCTGCTCCGCGCGCTGGAGGACGCGCCGGACGACGCCTCGCTGCACGGCGAGATCGAGCGGCTCGCGGAGCGCACGGACGGCTTCGGCCGCTACTGCGACGCGCTCGCGCAGCGGGCCGCGGCGACGTTCGACGCGACGATCGCGAAGGACCTGTTCCTGCGGATCGGCCGCATCGCCGAGGAGAAGCTCGGCGACGACCGGCGCAGCGCCCAGGCCTACGCGAAGGCGGTCGAGCACGCGGGCGACACGCCGGAGCTCCTCGAGGCGCTGGACCGGCTCTACGGCCGCCTCGGCGACGAGCGGGCGCTCGCGGACGTGCTCGAGCGCCGCGTCGCGGTCACGCCCGGCGATCGCGACCAGGCGGATCTCTTCTACCGGCTCGCGGTGATCCAGATCGGGTCGTTCGGCGACAAGCCCCAGGGCCTGAACACCCTGCGGCAGGCGCTCGATCGCGCGGTCGATCACGAGCGGGCGAGCGGCGCGCTCGAGGCGCTCACCGAGGACCCGGCGCTCTTCGACGAGGCGGCCGAGGCGCTCGAGGGCGTCTACCGGACGCGGGGCGACAACGCCGCGCTGGCGCGCCTCTACGAGAAGCGCATCCGCTTCGCGCCGGGCGGCGCGGAGCGGATCCGGATGCGCCTCGACCTGGCGAAGGTGCTCGAGGTGCGCTCGAACGATCCGAGGGCCGCGCTGGAGACCCTCGAGAAGGCGCTCGCCGACGACCCGTCGGACCCCGACGTTCTCGGCGAGATCGAGCGCCTGGCCCCGCTGACGGGCGGCTGGGCGAGCGCCGCCTCCGCCCTGGAGCGGGCGGTGCGGGCCGGGACCGAGCTCGACGGCGACACGGCGCGCGACCTCTGGATGCGCATCGCCGAGTGGCAGAAGAACAAGGTGGGCGACGCCAAGGCCGCCGAGGCGGCGTACGAGGCGGCGCTCACGCACGATGCCACGAGCGAGCACATCCTGCGGTCGATCGAGGAGCTGCAGCGGGCGCCTGGGCGCGAGCGCGACCTCATCGGCACGCTGCGCCGGATCGCCGCCCTCGACGGCATGGAAGGGAGCGCGGGCGAGCTGCGCCGCGAGGCGAAGGAGCTGGCGGAGCGCGCGCTGGGCGACCGCGATCTCGTCGAGGCGATCCTGCGCGAGATGATCGCCGCGGACGAGGGGGACACCTGGGCGCTCGCCGAGCTCACGAAGGTGCGGGAGGAGGCGGGCGACCACAAGGAGGTCTTCCGGCTGCTCGTGCGCCAGTCCGAGCTCTACGCCGAGGCCGAGCGCATCCGCGACGCGCGGCACGCCGCCGCGGCGGTCGCGCGCGAGCGGCTCGGCGACGACGCGGCGGCGATCGAGCTCTACGAGACGCTCTTCGAGGCGGATCCGGGCGACGCGCGCGCCGCGACGGCGCTGCGCGAGCTCTACGCGAAGGCCGGCAAGCACAAGGAGCTCCTCGCGCTGCTCGAGCGGCTCACCGACCTGGCCGAGTCGCCCGAGGCCCGCTCGGCGCTGCGCCTCGAGAGCGCGGAGATCTGCCTCTCGCGGCTCGACGCGGTGAGCGAGGCGACCGAGCACCTGCGCGCGGTCCTCGACGAGCAGCCCGACAACGAGAAGGCGACGGTCCTGCTCGCGCAGCTGCTCGAGAAGACCGGCCGCGATCAGGAGCTGTCGGACCTGTTCGTCACGCAGATCGAGCGCGCCAAGGACCGCGGCGACGTCGCGGCGGAGCTCTCGTACAGCGTTCGCCTCGGCGAGGTCTACGAGGCGCGGCTGAACGACACGGCGCGGGCGATCGAGACCTACCGCGCGGTCCTCGAGCGCGAGCCGCGCCACCACGGCGCGCTCCTCGCGCTGGCGCGCCTGCACGAGCAGCGCGGGGAGAAGGCCGAGGCGGCGCAGCGGCTCGAGGTGATCCTCGAGGACGCCCGCGCCGCGGAGGCGGTGGCCACGGCGCTCCGGCTCGCGGATCTGCACCGGTCCCTCGGCGACGAGGGCGCGGTCCGGCGCGTGCTCGAGCGGGGGCTCGCGGCGGACGGGGCGGCGCAGGAGATCAGGAAGCAGCTCCTCGCCCTCTACGAGAAGCAGCAGGCCTTCACCGAGCTCGCCGATCTCATCACGGGCGACGCCGAGGCGGCCGCGCAGCCGGCCGAGAAGGTGGCGCTCTACCGCAAGGCGGCCGGCATCCACCTGGCGAAGCGGAACGATCCCGGCCGCGCGGCGGACCTCCTGGTCAAGGCCACCGAGCTCGTGCCGGGCGACCGCGAGCTCCTGCTCGCGCTGTGCGACGCGTACAGCGCCTCGGGCCGCGGCCAGAAGGCCGCCGAGGCGCTCCAGCAGATCGTCGAGTCCTACGGCGGCCGCCGCTCGAAGGACCTCGCCGCGATCCACCACCGCCTCGCCAAGGCCTACCTGGCCGAGGGGCAGCGGGAGCGGGCGCTCGCCGAGCTCGACATCGCCTTCAAGATCGACCCGGGCTCGATCGCCATCCTCCGCGACCTCGGCGTGCTGGCGCTCGATCTGTCGGAGTCGGGCGACGACGCGGCGAAGGCGGCGCACATCGATCGCGCGCAGAAGACCTTCCGCGCCCTGCTCCTCCAGAAGCTCGACGAGGGCGCGCCGATCAGCAAGGGCGAGGTCTTCTATTACCTCGGCGTGATCAGCCATCGTCAGAACGACGAGAAGAAGGCGATCCAGATGCTGGAGCGCGCGCTCGACAACGAGCGCGACTTCGCCCCGGCGAAGGAGCTCCTGGCGCAGCTCAAGAAGTGACGTAATCTCGCCGCGTGACGCGGCTAGTCAGCATCGATGGTGTGATCCACCGGCCGGAGGAGGCCCGGGTCTCGGTCTACGACCGCGGCTTCCTCTACGGCGATAGCGTCTTCGAGACCATCCGCACCTACGGCGGCGAGCCGTTCGCTCTGGAAGAGCACCTCGTCCGCCTCGAGCGCTCGGCCGAGCGGATCGCGATCGCCCTGCCGATCCCGCGCGACGATCTCGGCCGCGAGGTCGTCGCGCTGCTCCGGGCAGCGACGGCGGCCGGGAGCGCCGGGGCCACGGCGGGCTCGGCGGGGGCTCCGGGCTCGGCTTCCGCCGGCAGCCCGGCCGCGCCGCTAGAGAGCTACATCCGCGTGATGCTGACGCGCGGCAGCGGCCCGCTCGGGCTCGATCCCTCGCTCGCGGGCGCGCCCCTCCGCGTCATCCTCGTCGAGCCGCTGAAGCCGCTGCCGGGCGCGCTCTACCGTGGGGGGATCTCGGCCATCACGATCCGCACCCAGCGGGCCGGCGACGCGGCGCCCGGCGCCAAGGTCTCGAACTACCTCGAGAGCCTGCTCGCCCTGCGCGACGCGCGGGCCGCGGGGGCGCACGAGGCGCTGATCCTGGATCCGTCAGGTCATGTCGTGGAGGGCACGACGTCCAATGTCTTCCTCGTCGAGCGGCGGCCCGCGGCGCACGAGGGCGCCGAGGACCCGGGGCACCTGCTGATCACACCGCCCAAGGAGGCAGGGATCCTCGTCGGCATCACCCGGGCCCACGTGATGCACGTCGCGAGCGAGGTCGGCATGCCGGTGTGCTGCGAGCCCGTCACGATGGCCCGGCTCCTCGCCGCCGAGGAGGTGTTCATCACCTCGAGCCTCCGCGAGATCGTTCCCGTCGTTCGCGTGGACGCCCACACGATCGGCGCCGGTGTCCCCGGCCCGAAGACCCGGGCGCTGCATGCCGCTTTCCGCAAGCGGGTGGGTGCTGGTGCGATTCCTCTCCCGTGGGAGGCGCCCTGAGCCCGCCGCGGCCGGCTCCACGGCGTCGAAATCTTGCGATCCATGACGTGCCGCTCGGCGCGCGCGTCCAAGGAACGGGCCGGCACGTTCCCTGCGCGGGTCGGATGGGGCTCGCAACTCGCCCGCCGTACAATCTGCCCGAGAGGAATCCATGATGAATCGCTCGCTCCGAATCGCCTGTTTCTTGGTGTGCGCCGTGTCCGCCGCAGCGACGGCCGGATGTGCCCTGACCATCGACGACAACTCCATCACCGCCGAGACCCTCGTGCGCTACGAGGGCACCAAGGAGAAGGCGCGGGTCGACTACCTACCGACCCAGAGCGTCCGCATCGTGAGCGAGAACGGCGACGTCGATGTCCGTATCGGGGACGTGAGCGCGGTCGAGGTCAGCTTCTCCCCGTTCACGATGCGCAAGAAGGACGAGAACCAGATCGCGGTGGAGGAGATCGAGAACGACCTCGAGCTCTCCGCGATCACCGACGGCGATGTCGTGATCTCGACGCGACGCGTCTCGGGCGGGTGGGGAGGGCTGGGCGCCGACATCCAGGTCGTCCTGCCCGCCGAGTTCGACGGCGGGCTCCGCGTCGAGCAGGACAACGGCGGCGTCGAGGTCAACCTGGACGGCGCCCCGTCCCGCGGCACCACCGTGGTAAGCGACAACGGCAGCATCGATGTGGTCGGCGCGCGCGGCGCCATCGACGTGGCCACCGACAACGGCCACGTCTTCGTCGACCTCGACGCGTGGAGCAGCTCCGATGGCGCGATCAGCTCCGGCAACGGCGCGATCGAGCTCTCGGTGCCGGCCGGGGTGGACGGGACGATGACCGCGCAGACGCTCAACGGCGACGTCGTGGAGCAGGGCATCCCCTCGACGTGGGCCACCGCCGGCGAGGGCAGCGCGACGTCGTACACGATGGGTGACGGCGAGGGCGGCCTGCTCGAGCTGTTCACCGAGAACGGTGACATCACCATCGCGGTGAAGTAGTTCCGCCGGGACAAAAGCCGAGAGGCGAGCGCCGGGTCGCCCCGGGCTCGCCTCCTGGTCTTTGGGTCACCGGCTTCGCGTCGCCGGCGCGCCGGCGACGCCGGCGCTCTTGATCACGTGTCGGTCGACGGCTGGGCCTCGGCGCCCGAGCCCTCGGCGCCCTGCGCCGTGGCGCCCGAGCCCTCGGCGGGCTCCTCGCCGCCCGCAGCGGGCGCGGGCGGGACAGCGCCGGCCGGGACCGGGATCCGCAGCTGCCCGCCGCCCTGCTGGGCGAGCACGCCGAGCGCCTTCTGGAAGAAGGCCGCCAGGAACGGGATCTCCCGCGGCGGCGAGGTGATCAGCCCGGCGTCCTTGATGGCGCGCGCGATGGCGAGGGCGGTGGTGGCCGCCGCGTCGCCCTTGCGCGCCCGCAGCGACACGGCGCTGCTCCGGATCCGCGTCGCGAGCTGCCCGCGCACCTCGGGCGAGAAGAACCGGTCGGTCGCGAGATCGATCTCCTCCCGCAGGGCCGTGTTCACCAGCCCGGGATCGCGCATCCCGGCGGCCCCGAGCCGCTGGCCGACCTTCTGCAAGAGCTCGTCGAGCGCCGGCCGCGAGGGCAGCCAGTGCCGGAACTCAGGCTCGTCGTGCAGCGCGGCGGAGCCGGCGATCTGCGCCGTCACCAGCTCGTCCGTCAGGCTCTCTTCGAGGTCCGCCACCGGGTGCCTCGGCTCGGCCTCCGGCGCGGGCTCGATGAGATCGCGACATCCCTCGAACCCGAGCGGCACGACCTGCCCCGACACCGCGTTCTGCCGCTTCGCGGCCGCGATACGGTGGCGCGCCCACTCCACGGAGACCGGCACGGGCGCCGTCCCCAGGTTCTCGTACGCGCGCGCGCGACCCTCCTTGATCTGCGAGCCGCTGAGCCACCCCGCGCCGGCGTGCAGCACGCCGACCGAGTCGCGCACGATCACCTCGGCGATCCGGTAGCGGCCGCTGGTGTCGCGGCTCGTGATCGCGATGGCCTCGGTCCCGCTCGAGTCGGGCGGGATGAGCGTCGCCTCGACCACCTCGGCGCGCTCCTCCGCGAGCCGCACCACGCGCGGGCGCGTCGGGATCGTCGCCCCGCGCGACTTGAGCACGTTGAGCGCGCGCCGCGCCGCCTTGCGCGCCGCGCCGGAGGCGTCCTCCGCCTCGGCGGCCGCCGCGATCGCCTCCGCGTTGGAGGCGCCGAGCCAGGCGTCGACGAGCGCCGGCGCGGCGTCGCCCGCCGACTTGAGCGCCTCGAGCGCCCGATCCCAGCCCGCCGCGAGCACCTCGGCGTCGAAGTCGACCTTCGTCGCCCCGGCGCTCGGGCTGCCTTCGGGGCGGGCGCCGCTCTCGGCCTTGCTCTTCGAGGTGGCCGCGGCCTGCTGGGCCTTCGCGGTGCGCGCGCCGAGCGCCTCGCGCGCCGTGAGCGCCGGCTTGTCCGAGGTCGCGACCGGCTTCGCCTTGGCCGCCGGCAGCGCGAAGAGGAGGTGCGCCGGCTTGGCCGGGCCCTGCGGCTGCCGGGCGCTCTTGCCCGTCACGACCGTCGCGGCCGCGCCCTGGCCGACCACGGTCACCATCCGGTCGCTCTGCTGCTGCTTCGCCGCGGCGGGCGCTCGTCCTTCGGCGCCCCCGGGGCCCTGCGGCCGCCCGCCTTCTGCAGCCGGCCGCGCCGAGAAGCCGCGGTCGGGCCTCGGCCCGCGGTCGGGGCGAGGTCCACGGTCGGGGCGCGGTCCACGGTCGGGCCTGGGCCCGCGGTCGGACCAGGGGCGGTCGGGGCGCGGCCCGCGGTCGGGCCTCGCGCCCTGCGCGCCCTGCTCTGCGCCTGCCACCTGCGCCGCTCCAGGGGCCCGCTCGGGCCTGGGTCCACGGTCGGGCCTGGGCCCGCGGTCGGGGCGCGGCCCGCGGTCGGGCCTGGGTCCACGGTCAGGGCGCGGGCCGCGATCGGGCCTGGGCCCGCGGTCGGGCCTGGGCCCGCCGGAGGCCGCGGCGGGCCGCTCGGGCCTCGGCGCGCGGTAGTCGCGCACGACCCGCGGCGCGGCGGCCGGCGGCGGCGCGGCGTCCTCGGTCGTCGGCGGCGGCGGCGCGTCCGCGAGCGCCGGCCGCTTGCGCGGCGCGATGACGTCCAGCAGCGAGCCCTGCGGTTCCTTTGCGGCGGCCTTCGACGAGGGACGCGGCGCCTCGCCTGCGGGCTGCGCCGACGCGCCCTCGGAGGGCTCGTCGGTTCGTTTCGCGCCGCTCACGCCGCTCGCGCCGCTCGCGCCGACGGACGTGCTCGCCGAGCGGACGACCCTCCGCGCGCGCGGCTTGTCTCCGCTCTCTGCATCGGGGGCGCCCTCGCGCGCAGCTTCGGACACTGCGCTGGCGGTCCGCTCCGTGCTCTCGCTCTCGTTCTTTGTGCTCATGTCGAGGCTCCCGGGGACATATTGGAGATGGGGGCCGCGGCCGCGGCTCCCCGATTATCGCGAAAGATGGGCAACAGCTTCGATCTCGACGGCGGCGCCCTTGGGCAGCGCCGCCACCTGCACCGTCGCCCGTGCGGGCAGCACGCCGCCGACGGCTGCTCCGTACACCTGGTTGACGATGGCGAAATCCGCGAGGTCCGTCAGGTAGATCGTGGTCTTCACCACGTCGCTCCAGCTCGCGCCGGCCGCGGACAGCACCTCGGTCAGGTTCTTGATCACCTGGGCCG
Protein-coding regions in this window:
- a CDS encoding aminotransferase class IV yields the protein MTRLVSIDGVIHRPEEARVSVYDRGFLYGDSVFETIRTYGGEPFALEEHLVRLERSAERIAIALPIPRDDLGREVVALLRAATAAGSAGATAGSAGAPGSASAGSPAAPLESYIRVMLTRGSGPLGLDPSLAGAPLRVILVEPLKPLPGALYRGGISAITIRTQRAGDAAPGAKVSNYLESLLALRDARAAGAHEALILDPSGHVVEGTTSNVFLVERRPAAHEGAEDPGHLLITPPKEAGILVGITRAHVMHVASEVGMPVCCEPVTMARLLAAEEVFITSSLREIVPVVRVDAHTIGAGVPGPKTRALHAAFRKRVGAGAIPLPWEAP
- a CDS encoding RidA family protein — encoded protein: MSKIAITSDRAPRAIGPYSQAVKAGDLVFCSGQIPIDPATGELVAGGIEEQTAQVIKNLTEVLSAAGASWSDVVKTTIYLTDLADFAIVNQVYGAAVGGVLPARATVQVAALPKGAAVEIEAVAHLSR